The Parambassis ranga chromosome 13, fParRan2.1, whole genome shotgun sequence genome contains the following window.
TCTGATCACGCTTTCTACAACGTCACCACGAGAGAGAAAATAATAGAATACAGAATACGACAAATGATGAACAGACTTGAATAACTATTACTATTATGTGtctatattaaataaatattttgttaatagataaataaatatttttttaaactatgtGACAGGAgtagagagaaaaatgtttggTGGAGCTCTTAACTCATGGACACCTGAGACATGTGTGCCATTTGTAGGATGTCACTTCCATATACGTTAAttaattttttatattataatttGATAAAATGTTCATTAAGTAATTCAGACTGTCCAGTAAATAGAGTGGAGCAGTTACCTTTTGTGTTCATGTGGGTCATAGAATATTGCAGTACAGTTATGGACTTAAACATCTGTTGTGTGTATCGATGGCGCCATCCTGTGGCTGAACTACATCACAATTATTGCTATAAAATAAAGAGAATTCTCTCTTTCAGGAGGACGATGCTGTAACCGTGCTTTCTGAGTCTCAACGATGCAAGGTTGACCCAGACGACATGCTCGGCATTGTGGGTATTGTGGGCACAGTCCTCAACCTGCTGGTAGTGGTGCTGGTGTACGTCTACACTCCTGTCTGACATGATGTCAACCAATGGGTACAAAAGATGGATTCATGTGCTACTGTGTGAATACCTGTCTCTGATAATGTCAGTGGACATTTACTGGTATTCTGATCTTTTTGTCTGTGACAAAATGACTTCCATTAAGTGGCGAATGTTTAACCAACACTGAGCAGTACTGTATGTTCTGAGACACTGTGTCTGCAATATTACTGTTTTATTCATATATTCAGCCAGCTGAGTAAAGTATATTTACACTGCCAAATTAACAAATGTGTTTTGCTGAATTCATTTTGTTAAGTTAGGTTTATGTTTAATATGTctaataaaaaatgtttctatTGTTTCAATACATCCATATTGAACATTATTGATTGAATTGAATTCAGTCTTATGTTTATTGTGTtgcatatatttacattttatttttttaaacagacaatATAAAACCAAAATTACAAATAAGGCAATCTGTACAAGACTGCCGGAAATCTGGATCATCATAAGCCTCCAGAAGAGATAAATGCATACAGTGCATGACTTAAAAAGGGTTCTGTTTAGATACATAGGCACAGTTTTTACTGTAACCCAGAAGTTGTGCTGATACAATATATTGTCCACTGTCCAGTAGTCCAACTCTGATGTTCAGTGAAActttaaataatgtgttttttttacatgtacatTCTTCATGGCACAGCTTCTGTATGATTATTTGGATTATTGATGTTTATATCTGGCAGTATTTGACAGCTAGTGATGATGTCAATCTTCTCGGACACAGCCTTCAAATCATCCAGGATTaatctgatgctgtgggacgTGTTGATGATGGCGCCCTGAGATGCATTCAGTTGAGATGTTGCGATGCGTACCTGTCACAAAAACAGaccaaaaaacataaaatattgaTGAAAAGTAAATGATTGTTTCCAAATCTTGTTTGCTGTGTCTTTGTATAAAGCAGTGTTATATGTTGGTAAATCCTTTCATTCTATAGTagacaaataaatgaatatctactttatatattttaatatgcaTACTATTGGTCAATAACCATACCTCTCTGCTAGCATTGCCATAAACCTGCCGCACCATCTGTCCCACGTCAGAATACAGCCGGCTGTTAGACTCTTGCAGCTTCTGTTGTAAAAGGGTTTCACCTGTGAAGAGTTCGGTTTACAAACTGACTTGACTCAACTGACgtgtacatttaaaaacaactgaagTCTGTAAGGTAAAGCTGGTAGGTGGACATTTAGGTCAACAATACTATTATTTGCAGCATCCCTCACCATGTGGCCTGTGCGTGGGGCTTGGTCTGTCTTCCACTATAGACTGTATATCAGGGTGGTCTCTGACTACAATCAGAGGGGGTAGGTCTCTCCGGAGTATTTGAGCGCTCTCCTGGCTCACTGCAGAGGCTCGGACAGCCTGCTCCGGTTCTTCTTCGCTGTCTGTTTCAGACGCCTCTCCTGGAACCTGAGAGCATCCGCGGACAAATCATTTATCACATCAAATATAAATTCATTAAAGAAGCTTTTGGCTGACGTCTCTGAATACGATGCCTGCAATACAACCTTGGCTCCACTGGCGGTGGCAGTTTGGGGAGCAGGCAGTGAAGTGATGTAGACCTCATCGTCAGAGTCTGTTTCAGAAGCCTCGCCCTGGACCACTATCTGGTACCTGCTGGACATAACTGCACGAACACCCAAACCGTACTTCCGTTAGCAAGGCTCAAGCGATTCTAGCTACAGCTGGTACAAAATAGTGGCACTAGCAACACAAGAGAAATACGTGATTTTCCGAAGTTTGTAGCTTTAGATAAAACATACATTTGAAATAGACACTAAACTGCTTTAAtcgtaaaaaaaaatccaaaccttCTCTGAAATGCCAAAACACTAGTCACATGAGAAATACGGAAGTAGCTTGTTTTCCAAGAACCAATCTGATTGCAGTCATGGTGTCACATGACCTACGTTTCGTGCCACGATTGGAAGACGAACGCAGCAACGAGCAAACCGGAGATGAGCTTCAGATTGGAGGCATTATGGTTGCAGCCTTTCGCTTGACAGCGAGTGTTGTATTATTGTTCTTTGTTGACGCATGAACGCTGTCCGCTGTCAAACTTCCCCCTCATCCCCAAAGATGTTTAAAAGCAACAGGAGCACTCACTCATCCACGCCTCCATGTACACAAAAGCACAACCAAGTAACGGAAAGTCGTGCATCTGTGCGTAATACAACCGAGCTCCTTAACAACTCTCGCGAGAATAACGAGTGTGACACAGGAAGCAGACTACACTTCGTGTTGCTGTAGCCCACCGCTATTTGACAGGTACTGTAGATCTAACTActgtttattatttgtattagCAATGACATACTTATGCTTT
Protein-coding sequences here:
- the bloc1s3 gene encoding biogenesis of lysosome-related organelles complex 1 subunit 3 — its product is MSSRYQIVVQGEASETDSDDEVYITSLPAPQTATASGAKVPGEASETDSEEEPEQAVRASAVSQESAQILRRDLPPLIVVRDHPDIQSIVEDRPSPTHRPHGETLLQQKLQESNSRLYSDVGQMVRQVYGNASREVRIATSQLNASQGAIINTSHSIRLILDDLKAVSEKIDIITSCQILPDININNPNNHTEAVP